One segment of Setaria viridis chromosome 4, Setaria_viridis_v4.0, whole genome shotgun sequence DNA contains the following:
- the LOC117853990 gene encoding protein PHOSPHATE-INDUCED 1 produces the protein MASCNLFDARTLLTVALVMASLPEFSLGARRLPDRLAETTALGDGISYHGGAVLRGEIPVSIVWYGQFKPSQKAIVVDFLLSLTSVPANATPSAAQWWRTIDRAYLSNATTNATRVVLAGQVADEQYSLGKSLTLVEVFQLAAALVPGAGALVLVLTDPGVSVEGFCSARCGLHGSDDAGAGYAYVWVGNAESQCPGQCAWPFAEPAYGPRGQPPLTPPNGDVGVDGMVLTLASTVAGAVTNPLGDGYYEGARDAALEACTACAGKFGSGAYPGYPGKVLLDETTGGSYNAVGANGRKYLLPAVFDPATSACSTLV, from the coding sequence ATGGCTTCTTGCAACCTGTTCGATGCAAGGACGCTACTGACGGTGGCACTGGTCATGGCAAGCCTGCCCGAGTTCTCTCTCGGCGCGCGGCGGCTGCCGGATCGGCTGGCGGAGACCACCGCGCTCGGCGACGGCATCTCGTaccacggcggcgccgtgctCCGCGGCGAAATCCCGGTCTCCATCGTCTGGTACGGGCAGTTCAAGCCGTCGCAGAAGGCCAtcgtcgtcgacttcctcctctccctcacgTCCGTCCCCGCCAACgcgacgccgtcggcggcgcaATGGTGGCGCACCATCGACAGGGCGTACCTATCCAACGCGACGACGAACGCCACGCgcgtcgtcctcgccggccaGGTCGCCGACGAGCAGTACTCGCTCGGCAAGTCCCTGACGCTGGTCGAGGTCTTCCAGCTCGCGGCCGCGCtggtccccggcgccggcgctctcGTGCTGGTGCTCACGGACCCGGGCGTGTCCGTCGAGGGCTTCTGCAGCGCGCGGTGCGGGCTCCACGGCTCCGACGACGCGGGCGCCGGGTACGCCTACGTCTGGGTGGGCAACGCCGAGTCGCAGTGCCCCGGGCAGTGCGCGTGGCCGTTCGCGGAGCCCGCGTACGGGCCGCGGGGCCAGCCGCCGCTCACCCCGCCCAACGGCGACGTCGGCGTGGACGGCATGGTGCTGACGCTCGCCAGCACGGTGGCCGGCGCCGTGACCAACCCGCTGGGCGACGGGTACTACGAGGGCGCCAGGGACGCCGCGCTGGAGGCCTGCACGGCGTGCGCCGGCAAGTTTGGGAGCGGCGCGTACCCCGGGTACCCCGGGAAGGTGCTCCTGGACGAGACGACCGGCGGCAGCTACAACGCCGTTGGCGCCAACGGACGGAAGTACCTGCTCCCGGCCGTCTTCGACCCGGCGACGTCCGCTTGCTCTACTTTGGTGTAG
- the LOC117851990 gene encoding 7-deoxyloganetin glucosyltransferase has product MERRAHAMLFPFPCSGHINPTLKLAELLHSRGVYVTFVNTEHNHERLLRTAGGLRGREGFRFESVPDGLSEEDRRSPDHTVKLYLSLRRSCGAPLAALARGLIGEREGVPPVTCVVLSGLVSFALDAAEEAGVPAFVLWGTSACGFVCTLRLRQLRQRGYTPLKDESYLTNGYLDTPIDWIAGIPPVRLGDISSFVRTLDPQCFALRVEEDEANSCARARGLILNTFEDLEPDVLDALRAEFPRVYTIGPLAAAMHSAHGHGHGAAGLSLWEEDAACVAWLDAQAPGSVLYVSFGSLAVLSLDQLEELAWGLAATGRPFLWAVRPGLVAGDRGADALPEDFLAATRGRCFIAEWCAQEQVLRHPAVGGFLTHSGWNSTTESILSGVPMVCWPGFADQYINSRYTCGDWGIGLRLDEALRREQVAAHVEELMGDTGRAREMRRNAARWKAAAEAATAPGGSSYESLRRLVEELRVGDADADAWTAGDP; this is encoded by the exons ATGGAGAGGAGGGCGCACGCGATGCTGTTCCCGTTCCCGTGCTCGGGGCACATCAACCCGACGCTGAAGCTGGCGGAGCTGCTGCACTCGCGCGGGGTGTACGTGACCTTCGTCAACACGGAGCACAACCACGAGCGGCTGCTGCGGACGGCGGGCGGGCTGCGGGGGCGGGAGGGGTTCCGGTTCGAGTCGGTGCCCGACGGCCTGTCGGAGGAGGACCGCCGGAGCCCCGACCATACAGTGAAGCTGTACCTGTCCCTGCGGCGGAGCTGCGGCGCGCcgctggcggcgctggcgcggggGCTCATCGGGGAGCGGGAGGGCGTCCCGCCCGTCACCTGCGTCGTGCTCAGCGGCCTCGTCAGCTtcgcgctcgacgccgccgaggaggccggcgtCCCGGCGTTCGTGCTGTGGGGCACCAGCGCATGCGGCTTCGTCTGCACGCTCCGGCTACGCCAGCTCCGGCAGCGGGGATACACGCCGCTCAAAG ACGAGAGCTACTTGACGAACGGGTACCTTGACACGCCCATCGACTGGATCGCCGGGATCCCGCCGGTGCGGCTGGGCGACATCTCCAGCTTCGTCCGGACGCTGGACCCGCAATGCTTCGCGCTGCGCgtggaggaagacgaagccaaCAGCTGCGCCCGGGCGCGGGGCCTCATCCTCAACACGTTCGAGGACCTCGAGCCCGACGTGCTCGACGCGCTCCGGGCCGAGTTCCCGCGGGTGTACACCATCGGgcccctggccgccgccatgCACTCCGCGcatggccatggccacggcgcggcggggctgAGCCTgtgggaggaggacgcggcgtGCGTGGCGTGGCTGGACGCGCAGGCGCCCGGGTCGGTCCTGTACGTCAGCTTCGGGTCCCTGGCCGTGCTGTCGCTGGACCAGCTCGAGGAGCTCGCGTGGGGGCTCGCCGCCACCGGGCGCCCGTTCCTCTGGGCCGTCCGCCCGGGACTCGTCGCCGGTGACCGCGGCGCCGACGCGCTCCCGGAGGACTTcctggcggcgacgaggggccgGTGCTTCATCGCCGAGTGGTGCGCGCAGGAGCAGGTGCTCCGGCACCCCGCCGTGGGCGGGTTCCTGACGCACAgcgggtggaactcgacgaCGGAGAGCATCCTGTCGGGGGTGCCCATGGTGTGCTGGCCCGGGTTCGCCGACCAGTACATCAACTCCCGGTACACGTGCGGGGACTGGGGCATCGGGCTCCGCCTCGACGAGGCGCTGCGGCGGGAGCAGGTCGCGGCGCACGTCGAGGAGCTGATGGGGGACACGGGGAGGGCCAGGGAGATGAGGCGCAACGCGGCGAGGTGGAAggccgcggccgaggcggccACGGCGCCCGGCGGGTCGTCGTACGAGAGCCTCCGCAGGCTGGTCGAGGAGCTCCGGGTGGGCGACGCGGACGCGGACGCTTGGACGGCCGGTGACCCATGA